Below is a window of Rhodamnia argentea isolate NSW1041297 chromosome 11, ASM2092103v1, whole genome shotgun sequence DNA.
GGGTCTGGTAGTCGCCAACTAAGATTGACGACTCGATGCTGGGATGCCTCGTAGCGATGCTTGTGATGAGGTTACGGGTCTCAGAGAGGGACAAATATTCAAGCAAGTGAGGGTTGTCGGTTCAGCTGGAGGTGTTCACTAATCTTGCGAGGGTGATCACTGCATTCCACCAAAGAGAAACATAGATATATAAAAAGCTCaaacaaataatcaaatcattggtGTTCTCGTGCACTTCAGGAGTGCTCAGAAAGTCTGCATGGCAATTGTCCAGTGCGGGTCATATGGATCTGCAAGTGTCACCAAGTGGATTTCTTCTAGGACCTCCAAAGATCTAATTGTGGCGAACTTTTCTGGAGCAATCCAACGCGATCTTCCCTTGTGGGCACAGCAGCTGGTCTGGTCACGCTAGGATCAACACCCGCTATCGAAATAATGCCGACGCTAGGCCTGCAAGGCGAAGGAATAGGCTGCACCGCGTGAGACCGGCTTTGATGCACAAATGTTATTGGCGAAGGAACTTTCTCGACCGATCTGCAAGAGAGATaaaaaaacaaacgaaaaagTCTCCccttttgtcttcttcctcatggATCTCCTCCCTCAAGGCTAATCTCTTTCTTCACTACGTTCTCCACTATAGAGGATCAGAGCTCTCTTGTGCATGGCTGGGTGTCCTCTCCAatgtctcctctctctcttttgctgaTGATCACCCTCGTAAGGCCGTGTATTTTCAGTATCGTGGCCCTCTCTTAAACCCTAGGCTTAGcactctatttatagactaaggGTTTTCTAGTCCTAGTTGAAGTAGGACTCATTATCGaccgtcggattaaaaattctgattttcgagagtccgatctcattaaaactctTCAATAATTTTGGCCACAAGAGGGATTGTCATGGGCTAGCCCAATTTCATGCTCTTACGGGCTTGATTATGCATTCtcgggctcaaattgggctttaattaattaaataaataattaattaaaagcctttaacaaTTAGGCGAGCAAAGTGAGCtgaattaaacttgaaaataagcccaagccctcttagaatttttgGCACACTCTCTAGCCTTAGTCAAAAATTTCAGACTAAGTTTGGTCCAATCGTTATGTTTAATTAAGCTCTATTGACTCAACTTTGCAATAACACATGActgatgaaaaataaatatgcgaTGCGTggggaattaatttttggtgagaactataactaattctcattttatgcttgaaatgaatgatttaataaaaatcaaaatttaggtgtcaacactcccAGTTcccaacaaaaagaagaggTCCTCTCTCTTGAAAGCATGAAGATATTCCACATGATTCATTTGAGTCCTATAAGCAATCCCGTCGTCGGCTTGCATGTTCGCAAGCTGATGACCGCAGCTACATGGATCCTTATTGCGCTACCTCTCTCCTGTAGCTACCCTGCCCTTGCCACCGGAACAGAGGCAGATGCTCTTCGTCGCACTGGGTGGTGGCTTGACTTCCTTATGAGCCACACTTCCGCGTCGCATTGCACGTGGCCTGGCATTTCGTGCAACGATTCCGGAAGCGTCATCGAAATAAATATACAACGACGAGTCTACCACGCAACTAATTTGAGCAATGTGGATTTCTCTGCGCTCCGCAATCTCGCCTCTCTTCGGTTGTCTGATAATTACCTCCACGGTATCATTCCCCTCCAAATATGTGTACTCCCAAAGCTCAGGCACCTCGACATGTCCCGCAATTACCTAACTGGTGAGTTACCTATTTGTCTCCCAAACCTTACCATGCTAGAAGTCATTGATATTCAGAGTAATAATATCAGTAGTCGCATCCCTCCTGAATTGGGAAATCTGAAGAAGCTATGGTACCTAGATCTCGGTTTCAATTTGCTTCTTGGCCCTATCCCTCCGACTCTTGGTCTCTTGTCTAATTTGATGCATCTCGATTTGGGGAGAAACCTTTTCAATGGCTCTATTCCTCTGGAAATAGGGAAGTTGACAAACTTAGCATACCCGAGCATGGAAGGTAATGAATTCAATGGATCTATCCCGTCATCAATAGGTAATTTGAAGAGCCTAATTGAGTTGAGGCTGCGCTTAAACTCCTTCAATGGCTCTATTCCTCTGGAAATAGGGAAGTTGACAAACTTAGCATATCCGAGCATGCAAGGTAACGAATTCTATGGATCTATCCCGTCAGCAATAGGTAATTTGAAGAGCTTGATTGAGTTGAGGCCGTGCTCAAACTCCTTCACCGGCCCTATTCCTCCGGAAATAGGGAAGTTGACAAACTTAGCATATCCGAGCATGGAAGAAAACGAATTTAGTGGATCTATCCCATCAGCAATAGGTAATTTGAAGAGCCCGATTGAGTTGAGGCCGTGCTCAAACTCCTTCACCGGCCCTGTTCCTTCATCTCTAGCACATTTAACTAGCTTGAGGGTTCTAGATTTACGTAACAATGAATTCGACGGAGCTATTCCATTGAAATTAGGAAATTTGAAGAGTCTCACTCATCTCGATTTGAGCTCTAACTACTTCTCCGGAAAAATTCCTCATGAACTTGGGAGTTTGGTCATGTTAAACTATCTCGATCTTCATAATAATTCTCTTCACGGTTCAATTCCCAATTTTAAAAAGCTTTTCAGCTTAGAGTACATTGATTTGTCGTGCAATCATCTCACGGGGGAAATTCCAATTAATCTGTTCAATGTCCGTGAAAGAGATTTCCATAGCCATAGTTTGGGAGGGACTGATGGTTCTAGAAGAGCGTCCACGGTTACGCTAATGGTGGGATTGATACCGCTGATGGCTATACCAGTCATTTCCTGTTTGGTTCTTGCTTATGGGCTCATATTTCGACGTAGAGTGAAGAGCATGCAACCAGAGacaatagaaaaaaatggagattttttGTCAATCTGGAATTATGATGGGAGAATTGCATATGAAGACATAATCAATGCAACAGAAGATTTTGACATTAAATATTGCGTCGGGACCGGCGATTACGGTAGTGTCTATAGAGCACAATTGCCCAATGGGAAAATCGTGGCATTGAAGAAACTTCACCGTCTTGAAGCAGAGGACCCATCATTTGACAAGAGCTTCCGGAACAAAGTGAAACACTTGATTGAAGTACGACATAGAAGCATAATTAAGCTCCATGGTTTTTGCTTACACAAGCGATGCATGTTCTTGGTTTATGAATACATGGAAAGGGGGAGTCTATTTTGTGCTTTGAGAGATGAAGTTGAAGCGGTGGAGCTAGATTGGTCTAAAAGACTCAATATTGTTTGGGATATGGCACATGCCTTGTCTTACCCGCATCACGATTGCGCTCGACCAATTATTCATCGAGACATATCTAGCAACAACATTTTGCTCGATAACAAAATGCAGGCTTTCCTATCGGATTTCGGCACGGCAAGACTCCTAGAACCTAATTTCTCATCGAATCTCACTGCAAATATCGCAGGCACTCATGGATATATAGCACTGGGTGAGCGACAATCCTCCATGCTTTTCTAGAATGTTATAACTAGAGGTACAAAGCTAGAACGGTACACTTTACCTGCCACGTGGTAAACAACACCGTTGATGCTCCATCATGCTTACGAAATTCACCGTTCGATAGTGCACTAGATATAAATGACAACTTGGTTTTGAGCCTCACATAATTCTTCAactttttgttctgtttttcaGAGCTCGCTTATACTTTGGTCATCAATGAGAAGTGCGACGTATACAGCTTTGGAGTGGTAGCAATGGAAACAATCATGGGTGGGCATCCGGCCGATATCATCTTGATATTGTCGACGCTCTTTAGAGAAGATATTATGCTACATCATATATTAGACCCACGCTTGCCAATCCCAAGAGAGAATTCTACCGCAAGAAGTATCGTTCTGGTAGTTGCTCTAGCACTTGCTTGCTTAAGTAGCAATCCAAAGTCTCGACCCACGATGAAACAAGTTTCGGAAACTTTTCGAGCTCCAAAACTAGCGTTGCCCCAGCCCTTCCATTCCATCTCGCTTGCGCAgctccaaaaaaataatcaaggaGTATGGTGGGAAGGTGGATCAAGAGAAGCATCGTCAAGCCTACAAGAAGAGCAAGGACCATGAAGTACTTGCCCCAATACAAGCAATAAGTTTCCATGGAATGAAGAGTCGATCGATAAAATGATGGTGTAAATTGGTGAACGCGATTGAGGATATGAAGGATGAGGCTTGTGTCATTTAAGTCATGTCAAACTTATTTTAAATTAGCTAGGTTAGAATTTACCTAAGTAGCAATAAGGAGCGAGAAGCATTTCTCGGACAgtcatttattttcattttttttttgtcttttcagtCAGATCGGAATGCATGATAAGTGAGAAATGAGAATGTGTTGTTGTGGCCATGAAAATTAGCTTACATAAGTATATTCACCACGTATTATTTCGGATACTTTCTGTTTGGTAGGCTTCCTTGTGAATTAAAGACGGGCCAATTGACCACCGTCTTCTTTACAATGGATCAAGATCCGACATCATGAGAACAGCAAAAGGCCACGATTACTCTAGACGAACCGTGTCCAGTGGTCCAACGATCAATACATGTCCGAAGACGTTGACTTGTTGACTTTTGTGGTGCGTACTCGGCAAAGACCTTGACTTCTTGACTTTGTCGTGCTGGCTCAAATTCTAAGTGAATCATTATTATTCAACCGTGAAGTTTACGATGGAGGGGCCGCCACTTCGCAATCACGATGTCGCGGAATCACTCAACATGGTTCGCTGGTAGTTAATGCCATGTAGGAATTTCTGGCAAGAAAATCTCCGACAtaacttaaatgatcgtttgaaaaaatcatcataCTAGTATGAGCGTTGTACAAAAGCTAAAACATTATTAGCGTCCTTATCCCATCCAGTTTTATCGAGTAAATGCTGATATGAAGCCGCAAAATTCGACCGATGTGACAACATTCGACTTGAGACTTTATCTGTATGAGTTGCCACCGTTGATTTGATTTTGCATGGTGTTCGATTGAGCTGATGCTAATTTGCGGATTGAACTTGAAATTTAACTTATGTCAAGCTAGTTAGAGTAGCTTGTATGATATAATAGCTAATTTGTTGACATCGAGTAATCAAAGGCATGCGGCAAGAGATGTAACATCATGATATAGAATTTAACGGTGAAGGAGCTCCCGATGCTGTAACATCGGAAGTAATACAGATCCAAAACCAAGAACTCGTCGGCTTGAAATGTCAttcacattttctctctctctctctttttcatattaaaaaaaagaaaagaaaaatttgggtGAATAAATTTATTCCACATGAAACCCCAAGAAGACCTTGACTTCTTGATGGGTGTGTACAAGTTCCATCCATACATGCCTGCTGGTTTAGATTGGTTTAAAttctaattcaatcataaaagtGCCAGAATTAGAGATTGTATGAGTAGAATATTTTGCTTGTTGGGAAAATTAGTGCCGTAACTTTTAAAATCCGAACACCTAAAATTACATTGGCGATTTCCTTACTTTGGAATCCATTGTGGCGTTTATTTAATATGAATTATTCCACATGGCTCCCCGGAAAGTAATGTCACCTAGGAATTTCCAGCAAGAAAATTATGGATGTAACTTAAGTGATATgcttttaaaaattattgacgATTAAATGTTTGCTTAAAACGTTATCGCATCAAAGTGAGCACAATACAAAAATTACGATATTGTTAGTGTCCTTATCCCCTCTAATGTTATCAAGCAAGCGAGATTCGAACGATTGTCACAATATTTGACTTGAGATTTTatctatagccttggccgatTTTATTTGGTATGGTGTCCAAATCCTTGACACATAAGttagtagattttttttttttttttggtcggcaaTACAAAGTATCCGGACCGTTCGACCCAATCAAATGTCGCGATCTTTCAACGCTCTTAGGCTGCCTGCAAGTGGCCTCGCCCGTATGTTTCCCCTTCAAATATGGGCCCTCCCAAAGCTTAGGCACCTCGACTTGTCCGACAATTACCTAACCAGTGAGTTACCTCTTTGTCTCCAAAACCCCACCAAGGGACAATCAAGAAAACCAAACTTGACCGCACTATTGTCCTTTCAAGAAGACTTTGATTCTTCGCATCTATAATTAAGTGCACCGCTATCCTAGAGCCATTGCGCTCGACCGAAAAAAACATGGAGTTCTACCACACCCTGTGTCTTCTGTTTTCCCTTTCTGCACGAGTATTGCTCGACCTCCCTTTCACAACAGCACAGTCATGTCATCCTGCCCAAAGCAACGCCTTACTTCAGTTCAGCAATTCTTTCACAGTCCAAACTGATATGTACCTGCTCTGTGATCCAAAGACGACTGGATGGGAGAACGGCCTGGACTGCTGCTTGTGGGACGGCGTCACCTGTGACAATGTAACGGGTAATGTTATCGGCCTCGATCTTTCATTCAGCTGTCTTCAGGGCACCCTCCGTTCTGACAGCTCACTCTTTGCGCTTCGCCATCTTCACAGCCTCAACCTTGGTGGTAACAATTTCCTTGCCTCACCCATTTTGCCCGAACTAAGTGTTTTTGCTGAACTGAGGGACCTCGATCTCACTCACTCGAATTTTTCAGGTCTAGTTCCTACCGAAATTTCTTACCTTTCTAAACTTGTTTTACTTGATCTCTCTCAAAACTTTAATGGTGCATATGGTCTTAGGATCGAAAATACGGATTTCAAAGTGcttgttcagaatttgacagaGTTGAGGGTACTTAAACTTGATCAGGTAGACATGTCTGCTGTTTCGCCTAGTTCCTTCGTGAATCTGTCATCCTCCTTGACCGTCTTCAGTGCGTCTATGTGCGATTTACATGGGGAACTTCCGCCCAACATTTTCCGCTTGCCAAACCTCCTTGATCTCGATTTGCAATTCAATGATATCATGGTTTCTTTTCCAATGTCTAACTGGAGCAAGTCTGttgaatccttaaccctctcgTATACAAGCATCTCAGGCAAAATACCTGATTCAATCAGTGAATTGAAGAATTTAAAAATTCTGGATCTCAGCAACTGCAAATTGATTGGATCGATTCCCTCATCCCTTGCGAATTTAACAGAATTGACCAGGTTGGACCTTTCAGGCAATGAATTAACAGGTTATCCCCCGTCATTCGTTGGAAAGCATGAACAACTTGTCCATTTAGACCTTTCTTCTAATAATTTTACTGGTGTTTTAGACTTCAGAGTCTTTTCAACACTGAAAAATCTGCAAGTCCTTAGGCTAACAGTAGAGCTAAATCTAGATTACAACAATATGAACTACATATTTCCAGAGCTTGAGACTTTGGCATTGTCTTCCTGCAACTTGACCCAGTTTCCACTTTTTCTGAAATCTTCAAGAAAGCTAGGAGAGTTGGATCTCTCCAAAAACAAGATCAGCGGTCGGGTACCGAGATGGTTTTGGAATTTGGGGAAAGACACACTATTTTCTCTTGATATTTCTAGTAACCTTATTGAGGGGGATATACCACAATTTCCCTGGAAAGAGTTGGCCGTTGTCGATCTTAGTGATAACTTATTCCAGGGACCGCTTCCAACTCCACCACTTCCCATAATCTTCTTTTCGGCCGGCCAAAACAGCTTCAGTGGAGAGATTCCATCTTCCTTTTGCAAATTAAGCTCCCTTAGTTATCTACTCTTGGCTAATAACAATCTCTCTGGCTCTATTCCTCATTGTTTGGGAAACTTAACCTTGCTCTCTGAACTAGACTTGGGTGCAAATAAGTTTGAAGGGACATTACTGCCTTTACGCAATTGTGCATCGTTGGAGCAGCTAAACGTAAGTTACAACAAAATCAATGATACTTTTCCGAAGTGGTTGCTAGAAGTACCCTCATTGTGGAGCGTCGATCTGCAGTTCAATGAATTCCATGGCCAAATAGATCCTCCAACTGCTCCATTTCTTGCCTCCACCCTTGGGAGTTTTTCCATAGCTAACAATAAATTTGAAGGTCCTCTTCCAATTCCACCACCTACCACTCTATTCTATTCCATTGCAAACAACAATTTTATTGGAGAGATTTCCCATTTGATATGCAATGCCACTGAGCTCGTAGTCCTTGACTTGTCCAATAATAATTTGATGGGCACCTTGCCAGAGTGTTTGATGAGCTTTAGCAAAGATCTCTCTGTGCTCAACCTTCGAATGAACATGATTCAGGGTGTGATCCCTGGAAAAATTGCTCGGGACAGCAAGTTAAGGACACTTGACTTCAGTTGGAATCGATTTGAAGGGACATTGCCACGATCCTTACTTCAATGTAAAAGtttggaagttttggatctAAGCAACAATAGAATGGAGGATACGTTCCCTGATTGGCTGGAAACGCTTCCCAAGCTACAAGTCCTTGTTTTGAGGTCCAACATGTTCCATGGCTTTGTGGGGAGTCCTAGAGCAGCTCGCCCATTTCCTGAATTGCGCATTTTCGACCTGTCCAGCAACAATTTCAGCGGTCCGTTACCTGTTAGATATATTATGAAGCTCACTACCATGATGAATCGGGATCAAGGGCGGGGAAAGCTGCAGTACATGGGAGGCAATGGTTATCAAGACTCAGTCATGTTGACCATGAAAGGACTGGAGATACGTCTGGTGAAAATTCTAACTATATTCACGAGTATCGACTTATCGAACAACCATTTTGGTGGGGAGATTCCCATGGATATTGGAAGCCTGAAGTCACTCAAAGGGCTAAACTTTTCTCACAACAATCTTACAGGCTATATCCCTCCATCTACTGGGAACTTGACTGATCTCGAATGGCTAGACCTCTCTTCAAACCAGTTCATCGGAAAGATTCCTCGAGAACTAGCGGATTTGACATCTCTTGCATTCTTGAACCTCTCGGAGAATCGGCTCATTGGACCTATTCCCCTAGGACCGCAATTCAACACATTCAAGAGCGACTCATTCGTTGGGAATCCTGGATTATGCGGATTTCCATTGCCAGAGACATGTAAGAGCGGTTCACGAGAAACTCCACCACTAAGCATCCTGCAGGAGAATGATACAGAGCATGGAGGCTGGTTTGAGTGGAGAGCCATGTTGATGGGTTATGGGTGTGGAACTGTGGCTGGAATCTCTCTAGGATACATTGTTCTCGATTCCAGGAAACTCGAACGGATTGCGGGATTGTTCGACGGGGAAGGAGCTAAAATGAGaaggaagtcgaggaggaatgcACGTAGATCTTACCAAAGATAAGAATCTCGACTGTTTGTTCTTTGCATTGTGAGATGAAGAATAAGTCCGTTAAAACTCTCATAAGACAGATGATATGCTTATTATTTTAGCTTTTTCACTATTTGAGTGTactctcatttgaaa
It encodes the following:
- the LOC125312952 gene encoding probable leucine-rich repeat receptor-like protein kinase At1g35710, whose protein sequence is MKIFHMIHLSPISNPVVGLHVRKLMTAATWILIALPLSCSYPALATGTEADALRRTGWWLDFLMSHTSASHCTWPGISCNDSGSVIEINIQRRVYHATNLSNVDFSALRNLASLRLSDNYLHGIIPLQICVLPKLRHLDMSRNYLTGELPICLPNLTMLEVIDIQSNNISSRIPPELGNLKKLWYLDLGFNLLLGPIPPTLGLLSNLMHLDLGRNLFNGSIPLEIGKLTNLAYPSMEGNEFNGSIPSSIGNLKSLIELRLRLNSFNGSIPLEIGKLTNLAYPSMQGNEFYGSIPSAIGNLKSLIELRPCSNSFTGPIPPEIGKLTNLAYPSMEENEFSGSIPSAIGNLKSPIELRPCSNSFTGPVPSSLAHLTSLRVLDLRNNEFDGAIPLKLGNLKSLTHLDLSSNYFSGKIPHELGSLVMLNYLDLHNNSLHGSIPNFKKLFSLEYIDLSCNHLTGEIPINLFNVRERDFHSHSLGGTDGSRRASTVTLMVGLIPLMAIPVISCLVLAYGLIFRRRVKSMQPETIEKNGDFLSIWNYDGRIAYEDIINATEDFDIKYCVGTGDYGSVYRAQLPNGKIVALKKLHRLEAEDPSFDKSFRNKVKHLIEVRHRSIIKLHGFCLHKRCMFLVYEYMERGSLFCALRDEVEAVELDWSKRLNIVWDMAHALSYPHHDCARPIIHRDISSNNILLDNKMQAFLSDFGTARLLEPNFSSNLTANIAGTHGYIALELAYTLVINEKCDVYSFGVVAMETIMGGHPADIILILSTLFREDIMLHHILDPRLPIPRENSTARSIVLVVALALACLSSNPKSRPTMKQVSETFRAPKLALPQPFHSISLAQLQKNNQGVWWEGGSREASSSLQEEQGP
- the LOC125312772 gene encoding receptor-like protein 33 produces the protein MSAVSPSSFVNLSSSLTVFSASMCDLHGELPPNIFRLPNLLDLDLQFNDIMVSFPMSNWSKSVESLTLSYTSISGKIPDSISELKNLKILDLSNCKLIGSIPSSLANLTELTRLDLSGNEFTGVLDFRVFSTLKNLQVLRLTVELNLDYNNMNYIFPELETLALSSCNLTQFPLFLKSSRKLGELDLSKNKISGRVPRWFWNLGKDTLFSLDISSNLIEGDIPQFPWKELAVVDLSDNLFQGPLPTPPLPIIFFSAGQNSFSGEIPSSFCKLSSLSYLLLANNNLSGSIPHCLGNLTLLSELDLGANKFEGTLLPLRNCASLEQLNVSYNKINDTFPKWLLEVPSLWSVDLQFNEFHGQIDPPTAPFLASTLGSFSIANNKFEGPLPIPPPTTLFYSIANNNFIGEISHLICNATELVVLDLSNNNLMGTLPECLMSFSKDLSVLNLRMNMIQGVIPGKIARDSKLRTLDFSWNRFEGTLPRSLLQCKSLEVLDLSNNRMEDTFPDWLETLPKLQVLVLRSNMFHGFVGSPRAARPFPELRIFDLSSNNFSGPLPVRYIMKLTTMMNRDQGRGKLQYMGGNGYQDSVMLTMKGLEIRLVKILTIFTSIDLSNNHFGGEIPMDIGSLKSLKGLNFSHNNLTGYIPPSTGNLTDLEWLDLSSNQFIGKIPRELADLTSLAFLNLSENRLIGPIPLGPQFNTFKSDSFVGNPGLCGFPLPETCKSGSRETPPLSILQENDTEHGGWFEWRAMLMGYGCGTVAGISLGYIVLDSRKLERIAGLFDGEGAKMRRKSRRNARRSYQR
- the LOC125312953 gene encoding receptor-like protein 6, coding for MEFYHTLCLLFSLSARVLLDLPFTTAQSCHPAQSNALLQFSNSFTVQTDMYLLCDPKTTGWENGLDCCLWDGVTCDNVTGNVIGLDLSFSCLQGTLRSDSSLFALRHLHSLNLGGNNFLASPILPELSVFAELRDLDLTHSNFSGSKIRISKCLFRI